Proteins found in one Kwoniella shivajii chromosome 4, complete sequence genomic segment:
- a CDS encoding protoheme IX farnesyltransferase, translating into MAAREGLGLARSLVLTIPRIRPTLPPLASSSSLRLLSTLIRCGRTSSIRPLASTPTLHSFPLRSPSTSLQRIRFNSTSSRTDSSKSSSVEQGSSSNTDIDELEAEKAPSPIPIHPPAPILPPSATAEVTPSGSGTGTGKGKDPKPDAASIMKLLSLAKPQWPLLTVGVACLTLSTAVNLSIPWVIGRIIDFFAPGSEETLLFGLPLEKATGALAIVLLIGAAANSGRSISLRLAGQRTVASIRNQTYGKYLALPPSHIETAGVGDALSRLGQDTSIVGQSLSENLGEGLKATLGAAAGIGAMYIISPTLTYVMLCIIPPIAIGTFFYGRFIRKLSLKTQEAMGGMSKLAEERLSAHRTVTASNTQSSERALYASKVDGVYKLQKSETFANGVFQGANEVAGDIGMIGLLIYGGVLVKRGEISVGDMTSLFIYVNWIEWSLNTLAGFFTGLMKGVGASQRIIGLHALPAPIPLGQGESIAKSRSGSIELRNVDFAYPSRPDAKVLNGLNLRIDKGERIALVGGSGSGKSSIQLLLLRFYDPTSGTVNFDGQDIKSFVPESWRSRIGIVPQDPILFGGTIEQNIAYGHPKATREDVQRAARVAHCDFIDALPQGYDTIINKNSLSGGQRQRIAIARALVSNPSVLLMDEATSALDSESERAVNAALNSLFANSDITVILIAHRLSSIASADRVVLLDGGAVAEDGSYHDLITRRHGKFRKMVEGQLAKIEIGEPTAIDPAPETEAERAPPPQLAEVAAISNSATTPGIQASKASASSKERAAIKASPTSSQRRQNHSSAIHRPFFTSQPAPYSPPFKTVYGAANAPVPYLPDLPIPHPTSPAAPLSAYRPLTPLNLKRLLTVYSQLSKRNLTILMTLTATTGLALSPLPLSIPLLFNLTIGTLLTSAAANTFNQILEIPIDAQTPRTRVRPLCMRKITPFHAAMFGFVCTVLGGTILWYGCNPTTAVLGIGNLILYAGIYTPMKRFSVANTWIGAVVGAITPLMGWTATGGSLWPTTDQPLIFHLPKFGFGSESTSDLESMPTNLPNPLVPLTLFALLFSWQFPHFNALSHMIRPFYALSGYPMLSVLSPRLNALVSLRHAILLVPFTAVLGPLSGSVDWSFALTSSIPNYLFARDAWLFYKRTTEKNAKKLFFTSLWYLPVVLGLMLVHKNVRGWLDTSASKSAEDVKEGIVLKESQ; encoded by the exons ATGGCAGCTCGAGAAGGTCTCGGTCTAGCGAGGTCACTCGTTCTGACCATCCCACGCATACGGCCAACTTTACCTCCTCTCGCATCCTCTTCGTCCCTTCGGCTGCTATCAACACTCATACGATGTGGTAGAACATCTTCAATACGTCCTCTAGCCTCTACGCCCACCCTTCATTCCTTCCCTTTACGCTCTCCGAGTACATCACTTCAACGTATACGGTTCaattccacctcttccaggACAGATTCCTCAAAATCCAGTTCTGTCGAACAaggttcaagctcaaacACTGACATTGATGAGCTAGAAGCGGAAaaagcaccttcacctatACCTATACATCCACCGGCACCTATATTACCTCCTTCCGCAACAGCGGAAGTTACACCTTCTGGAAGCGGAACTGGAAcaggaaaaggtaaagatcCTAAACCTGATGCGGCATCAATAATGAAATTACTCTCATTGGCAAAACCTCAATGGCCACTTTTAACTGTCGGTGTAGCTTGTTTAACACTTTCGACGGCTGTCAATCTTTCTATACCTTGGGTCATAGGCAGAATTATAGATTTCTTCGCTCCTGGATCGGAAGAAACTTTACTTTTTGGATTACCGTTAGAAAAAGCTACAGGTGCTCTTGCGATTGTACTACTCATTGGTGCAGCGGCAAATTCAGGTAGAAGTATATCTCTGAGATTGGCAGGTCAAAGAACGGTCGCTTCTATTAG GAATCAGACATATGGCAAATACTTagctcttccaccttcacaCATTGAAACTGCAGGAGTCGGTGATGCGCTCTCTCGATTGGGTCAAGATACATCTATCGTTGGACAAAGTTTGAGTGAGAATTTAGGTGAAGGGTTAAAGGCAACCCTTGGTGCTGCAGCAGGTATCGGAGCAATGTACATCATCTCTCCAACACTCACCTATGTGATGCTGTGCATTATACCTCCTATCGCGATCGGCACTTTCTTCTACGGGCGATTCATCAGGAAACTATCTTTAAAAACTCAAGAAGCAATGGGTGGAATGTCAAAACTTGCCGAAGAAAGGTTATCAGCACATCGAACAGTAACTGCGTCAAACACGCAATCTTCCGAACGAGCTTTGTACGCATCAAAAGTGGATGGCGTATACAAACTTCAGAAGAGTGAAACATTCGCCAACGGTGTTTTTCAAGGTGCGAATGAGGTTGCTGGAGACATCGGAATGATCGGGTTATTGATTTATGGCGGTGTTTTGGTTAAAAGAGGTGAAATATCAGTTGGTGACATGACCTCTTTGTTCATCTACGTCAACTGGATTGAATGGAGTTTGAACA CACTGGCCGGATTTTTCACTGGCTTGATGAAAGGTGTTGGTGCTTCTCAACGTATCATCGGTCTTCACGCCTTACCAGCTCCTATTCCTCTCGGACAAGGTGAATCAATCGCCAAATCTAGAAGCGGCTCAATCGAATTGAGAAATGTTGATTTCGCTTATCCCTCAAGACCTGATGCCAAGGTTCTGAATGGTCTGAACCTCAGGATTgataaaggagaaaggaTTGCTCTTGT CGGCGGAAGTGGTTCCGGTAAATCGTCTATCCAACTACTGTTATTACGGTTCTATGACCCCACCTCTGGAACCGTAAACTTCGATGGACAAGATATCAAGTCATTCGTACCGGAATCGTGGCGATCTAGAATTGGTATCGTGCCTCAGGACCCCATCTTGTTCGGTGGTACCATTGAGCAAAACATCGCTTACGGACATCCCAAAGCTACAAGGGAGGATGTTCAACGTGCCGCTAGAGTAGCTCATTGCGATTTCATCGATGCCCTGCCTCAAGGATACGATACAATCA TCAACAAGAACAGTCTCTCTGGTGGTCAGAGACAGCGAATAGCTATTGCTAGAGCGCTCGTTAGCAACCCTTCGGTTTTATTGATGGACGAAGCGACATCGGCACTTGATTCCGAATCCGAAAGAGCTGTCAACGCAGCTCTGAATAGTCTGTTCGCCAACTCAGATATCACTGTCATCCTCATTGCCCATCGACTATCCTCTATCGCGTCGGCTGATCGAGTTGTCCTACTTGACGGAGGGGCAGTCGCGGAAGATGGTTCTTATCATGATTTGATCACTCGGAGACATGGCAAATTTAGGAAAATGGTTGAAGGTCAATTAGCTAAAATCGAAATCGGTGAACCAACAGCGATAGATCCTGCTCCGGAAACAGAAGCAGAGCGAGCTCCACCTCCTCAACTAGCAGAAGTAGCTGCTATCTCAAATTCTGCGACGACACCAGGTATCCAGGCGTCCAAAGCATCTGCTTCATCGAAAGAACGGgcagctatcaaagcttctCCAACAAGCTCCCAACGTCGCCAGAATCACAGTTCAGCCATCCATCGTCCATTCTTCACTTCTCAACCAGCACCTTACTCCCCTCCTTTCAAGACCGTATACGGAGCTGCCAATGCACCTGTACCTTACTTGCCTGATCTTCCAATCCCCCATCCGACATCCCCCGCGGCTCCTCTTTCAGCTTATCGTCCACTTACGCCACTCAACCTAAAGCGACTCTTAACAGTCTATTCCCAATTATCTAAACGGAATCTGACTATTCTCATGACACTTACTGCTACTACCGGACTTGCGTTATCGCCCTTACCTCTTTCCATACCGTTGCTATTCAATCTCACAATCGGAACACTGCTCACTTCAGCAGCTGCAAAtacattcaatcaaattcttGAAATACCGATCGATGCACAAACCCCAAGAACAAGAGTAAGGCCTTTATGTATGAGGAAGATCACTCCTTTTCATGCTGCAATGTTTGGATTCGTGTGCACCGTCCTTGGAGGTACCATACTATGGTATGGATGTAATCCTACAACTGCTGTATTAGGGATTGGAAATTTGATCTTATACGCAGGTATCTATACACCGATGAAAAGATTTTCGGTAGCCAACACTTGGATAGGAGCTGTTGTCGGTGCTATAACACCTTTGATGGGATGGACAGCAACAGGGGGATCTTTATGGCCAACTACGGATCAACCATTGATATTCCATTTACCTAAATTCGGATTTGGATCTGAGTCCACCTCAGATTTGGAATCAATGCCCACAAATTTACCTAATCCTTTGGTACCGTTAACGTTATTCGCGCTATTGTTTTCATGGCAATTCCCGCATTTTAATGCTTTATCACATATGATCCGACCCTTCTACGCTTTATCTGGTTATCCTATGTTATCAGTCTTATCACCTCGATTGAACGCATTGGTCTCTCTAAGGCATGCTATTTTACTCGTACCCTTCACGGCGGTATTAGGTCCGTTATCAGGTTCAGTAGACTGGAGTTTCGCATTGACTTCCTCAATACCGAACTATCTTTTCGCAAGAGATGCTTGGTTGTTCTACAAACGGACTACTGAGAAGAATGCAAAGAAGTTATTCTTTACCAGTCTTTGGTATCTACCTGTCGTTTTGGGTTTGATGTTGGTACACAAAAATGTTAGAGGTTGGTTGGATACTTCGGCATCGAAATCAGCAGAAGACGTGAAGGAGGGGATAGTGCTGAAGGAGAGTCAATAG